A region of uncultured Desulfobacter sp. DNA encodes the following proteins:
- the nusA gene encoding transcription termination factor NusA, producing the protein MFITDIKRVIDQVSREKGIDVEILINTLKEAIVSAARKKIGPRADIEVHYDEKSGDVEVFHFKEVVEEVEYPDSELTLEDGLEFDPECEIGDSLGIRMDTEEFGRIAAQSAKQVIIQKMREAERNAVYENFIHKKGKIINGIVQRFDRGAIIINLGQAEAVLRPREQMPKESYKRGDRIRAYVLDVLEESKGAQIILSRTHPEFLVELFKTEVPEVAEGIVTIRGAARVPGIRAKIAVSSIDSDVDPVGACVGIKGNRVQNIVQELRGEKIDIVQWSPDIARFVCNALSPAEIARVIIDEDNQSMEVIVNDEYLSIAIGKGGQNVSLACEITGWHLEVTSEEEYSREVKEGYDSLMKLSTVGLPAAEILFKAGYSSFLDIMDAVPEDIAAFLNIPVEDAQTMIEEAGRLMENERQRARGGVLQPASVQDTATYMDDNAGDGETFADVDVKDVHEIEQEDEQENNQEDEQENGQPEKPEKADE; encoded by the coding sequence ATGTTTATTACAGACATAAAAAGGGTGATCGATCAGGTAAGCCGTGAAAAGGGTATTGATGTGGAAATCCTTATTAATACCTTGAAGGAGGCCATTGTTTCTGCCGCCAGAAAAAAGATCGGCCCAAGGGCAGATATCGAAGTCCATTATGATGAAAAAAGCGGAGATGTTGAGGTTTTCCATTTTAAAGAGGTTGTGGAAGAGGTTGAGTATCCTGACAGCGAGTTGACCCTGGAGGACGGGCTTGAATTTGATCCCGAATGTGAAATTGGTGATTCTTTGGGAATTAGAATGGATACCGAAGAGTTCGGGCGTATTGCCGCTCAGTCCGCCAAACAGGTGATTATACAGAAAATGCGCGAAGCCGAGCGCAATGCCGTTTATGAGAACTTTATTCATAAAAAAGGCAAAATAATCAATGGGATTGTTCAGCGGTTTGACCGCGGTGCCATCATTATCAACCTCGGACAGGCCGAGGCTGTGCTGCGGCCAAGAGAACAGATGCCCAAGGAAAGTTATAAGCGCGGAGACCGGATCCGGGCCTATGTTCTGGATGTGCTGGAAGAATCCAAAGGCGCTCAGATTATTTTGTCCCGTACCCATCCGGAATTCCTGGTGGAACTTTTTAAAACCGAAGTTCCCGAAGTGGCCGAAGGCATTGTTACCATCCGGGGAGCTGCCCGGGTGCCTGGTATAAGGGCAAAAATTGCAGTCTCCTCCATTGATTCCGATGTGGATCCTGTGGGTGCCTGTGTGGGTATTAAAGGCAACCGGGTTCAGAATATTGTCCAGGAATTGCGTGGGGAGAAAATAGATATTGTCCAATGGAGTCCGGACATTGCAAGATTTGTCTGCAATGCCTTGTCCCCGGCTGAAATTGCAAGGGTTATCATTGATGAAGACAATCAGTCCATGGAGGTCATTGTCAATGATGAGTATCTCTCCATTGCCATAGGTAAAGGCGGTCAGAATGTGTCACTTGCCTGTGAGATTACCGGTTGGCATCTTGAAGTCACCAGTGAAGAGGAGTACAGCCGGGAGGTCAAGGAGGGATACGACAGTCTGATGAAGCTGTCCACAGTGGGGCTGCCTGCCGCAGAAATTCTGTTTAAGGCCGGTTATTCCTCTTTTCTGGATATTATGGATGCCGTACCCGAGGATATTGCGGCCTTTTTGAATATTCCAGTGGAAGATGCCCAGACAATGATTGAAGAGGCTGGGCGTCTGATGGAAAATGAGCGGCAAAGGGCCCGGGGGGGGGTACTGCAGCCTGCATCGGTCCAGGATACCGCCACTTATATGGATGATAATGCCGGCGATGGGGAAACGTTTGCTGATGTCGATGTAAAAGATGTGCATGAAATAGAGCAAGAAGATGAGCAGGAAAATAATCAGGAAGATGAACAAGAAAATGGGCAGCCTGAAAAACCTGAAAAAGCAGATGAGTAA
- the infB gene encoding translation initiation factor IF-2, whose product MAKVRVYELAKDLNMTNNQLLEKLKELKIDAKSHMSALDNSDVAAIKQHLFGKKKRSNNEVKVRPSVIRRRRTKTRSKTNEPEEMDEDMDDSFEPEDTTLQDTDQTGELGLGDGAVAGEPLKTIDTPDSEIMPESKKEKVARRSARKVVSKNSEPAKIIKPAKVEKAPESEKEPAVFQDAIDVVPAENKDIVKQPESDTTETPAVQAESEDANVAANNAPEPEDSGEDEVMPEPVGQEIDQDLDPDQEENTPQSGGDETQDDEAGAQSKRKKKKKKTTPAKIVRVADPMVLENLKRMKAGENHAPNGNDHDRPVRRQPEPQTDGPDNPGQGVAMQPEVPNERKRGWERNGDDSSDGAGSRKKRRKKKAVVEGDDLYQGRGSGRKKKGRKDPKGNKSGFQKTQITTPKAIKRRVKIDEAIELSELAKRMGIKANEMIVKLMGLGVMATVNQTIDFDTASLVAAEFDFEVEKANFEEETLLNVAPEAEDEENLEWCPPVVTIMGHVDHGKTSLLDVIRESKITSGEAGGITQHIGAYNVETPNGGRITFLDTPGHAAFTAMRSRGAQVTDIVILVVAADDGVMPQTVEAINHAKAAGVPVVVAVNKMDKVGADPDRIMRELAEYDLLSEEWGGNVIFVKVSAKSGQGINELLEMVLLQAEVLELRANPDRNATGYVVESRLDTGRGAVATVLVKQGTLRDGDPIVCGLHSGHIRAMIDDSGNRVESAGPSTPVEIVGLAGVPDAGDEFVAVASDKDAKQIAAHRMQKQRAKELAKKSRANLEKMFENLGSAEVKELKLIVKADVQGSIEALNDSLKELAKDEVDVKIVHSGVGTINESDVSLAAVSDAIIIGFNVRPTPQIRKLAKDENVDMRFYDIIYDVINDIKAALDGMMPSTFRENIIGRAEVRDTFVVPKIGTIAGCGITEGKVVRGKKVRLLRDGIIKCDTELSSLRRFKDDVKEVEQGYECGIGLERYNDIKVGDAIECYEVEEIKYQG is encoded by the coding sequence ATGGCCAAGGTCAGGGTATACGAGTTAGCTAAAGATCTGAACATGACAAACAATCAGCTTCTTGAAAAGTTAAAGGAGCTCAAAATTGATGCAAAAAGTCATATGAGCGCTCTGGATAACAGTGATGTCGCTGCTATTAAACAGCATTTATTTGGTAAAAAGAAGCGCTCTAATAATGAAGTTAAAGTTCGTCCCTCGGTGATCCGCAGGCGCAGAACAAAGACCAGATCCAAGACTAATGAGCCAGAAGAGATGGATGAGGATATGGATGACTCATTCGAGCCCGAAGATACGACGTTACAGGACACTGATCAAACAGGTGAATTGGGGCTGGGAGATGGTGCTGTAGCAGGTGAGCCGTTAAAAACGATTGACACCCCGGACAGTGAGATCATGCCTGAATCCAAAAAAGAGAAAGTTGCAAGACGGTCTGCCAGGAAAGTTGTGTCCAAAAACAGCGAACCTGCCAAGATCATCAAGCCCGCCAAGGTGGAAAAAGCACCAGAGTCGGAAAAAGAGCCTGCTGTTTTTCAGGACGCCATTGATGTTGTCCCTGCCGAAAATAAAGACATTGTAAAACAGCCGGAAAGCGACACCACAGAAACGCCTGCAGTACAGGCTGAATCTGAAGATGCAAACGTAGCGGCAAACAATGCGCCTGAACCCGAAGATTCCGGTGAAGATGAAGTAATGCCGGAACCGGTGGGCCAAGAGATAGACCAGGACCTGGATCCGGATCAGGAAGAAAATACGCCACAGTCCGGTGGGGATGAAACCCAGGACGACGAGGCAGGTGCCCAGAGCAAACGTAAAAAGAAGAAAAAGAAAACAACCCCTGCCAAGATTGTCAGAGTGGCTGATCCCATGGTTCTAGAAAATTTAAAGCGGATGAAAGCCGGGGAGAATCATGCTCCAAACGGAAATGACCATGACCGACCTGTCCGCAGACAGCCGGAACCGCAAACGGACGGTCCTGATAATCCGGGGCAGGGTGTGGCTATGCAGCCTGAGGTTCCCAATGAGCGTAAGCGGGGATGGGAACGTAATGGCGACGATAGTTCTGACGGGGCCGGTTCCAGGAAAAAAAGACGCAAGAAAAAAGCTGTGGTGGAGGGTGATGATCTATACCAGGGCAGGGGGAGTGGCCGGAAAAAGAAGGGCAGAAAAGACCCCAAGGGAAACAAAAGCGGTTTTCAGAAAACCCAGATTACCACACCCAAGGCAATCAAGCGCCGCGTGAAAATAGATGAGGCCATTGAGTTGTCCGAACTTGCCAAGCGTATGGGTATCAAAGCCAACGAAATGATCGTTAAACTCATGGGATTGGGCGTGATGGCCACGGTGAATCAGACCATTGATTTTGACACGGCATCCCTTGTGGCTGCAGAATTTGACTTTGAAGTTGAAAAGGCAAATTTTGAGGAGGAGACACTGCTTAATGTGGCCCCCGAGGCTGAAGACGAGGAAAATCTGGAATGGTGCCCTCCTGTGGTTACCATCATGGGCCACGTTGACCATGGTAAAACCTCATTGCTGGACGTGATCCGGGAGTCCAAGATCACCAGTGGGGAAGCCGGTGGCATCACACAGCACATTGGTGCATATAATGTGGAAACCCCTAACGGCGGGCGGATCACCTTCCTTGATACGCCAGGTCATGCCGCATTTACGGCCATGCGTTCCCGGGGGGCTCAAGTTACCGATATTGTTATTCTGGTGGTGGCTGCCGACGATGGCGTCATGCCCCAGACCGTTGAGGCCATCAACCATGCCAAGGCTGCAGGCGTACCTGTGGTGGTGGCTGTGAATAAAATGGACAAGGTTGGTGCTGACCCGGACCGCATTATGCGTGAACTGGCCGAATATGATCTGTTGTCCGAAGAGTGGGGCGGCAATGTTATTTTTGTAAAGGTTTCCGCCAAAAGCGGTCAGGGAATTAATGAGCTGCTGGAAATGGTGCTGCTCCAGGCTGAAGTTCTGGAGCTGCGGGCCAATCCGGATCGCAATGCCACAGGTTATGTGGTGGAATCCCGTCTGGATACCGGACGCGGCGCTGTGGCCACGGTTCTGGTAAAGCAGGGGACCTTAAGGGATGGTGATCCCATTGTATGCGGTCTTCATTCCGGCCACATCCGGGCCATGATTGATGATTCCGGAAACCGGGTGGAATCGGCAGGGCCGTCCACACCTGTGGAGATCGTGGGGCTGGCGGGTGTGCCCGATGCCGGTGACGAGTTCGTGGCTGTGGCGTCGGACAAGGATGCAAAGCAGATTGCAGCCCATCGTATGCAGAAACAGCGTGCCAAGGAATTGGCCAAAAAGAGCCGGGCCAACCTGGAAAAAATGTTTGAAAATCTAGGCAGTGCCGAGGTTAAAGAGCTTAAGCTCATTGTCAAGGCTGATGTCCAGGGCTCCATTGAAGCGCTTAACGATTCTCTCAAAGAGCTGGCCAAGGATGAGGTGGATGTTAAGATCGTTCATTCCGGCGTGGGCACTATCAATGAATCAGACGTCTCCCTGGCTGCGGTATCCGATGCCATCATCATCGGGTTCAATGTCCGGCCTACGCCCCAAATCCGCAAGCTGGCCAAGGATGAGAATGTGGATATGCGCTTCTATGATATCATCTACGATGTGATCAATGATATCAAAGCCGCCCTCGACGGCATGATGCCCTCCACGTTCCGGGAAAATATCATTGGCCGGGCAGAGGTCCGGGACACCTTCGTGGTTCCCAAGATCGGAACCATTGCCGGATGCGGTATCACGGAAGGCAAGGTGGTGCGCGGCAAGAAAGTGCGTCTGCTGCGTGACGGTATTATTAAATGTGATACGGAGCTGTCTTCTCTGCGCAGGTTCAAAGATGATGTTAAGGAAGTTGAGCAGGGGTATGAGTGTGGTATCGGTCTTGAACGGTACAATGATATCAAAGTGGGTGACGCCATTGAGTGTTATGAAGTTGAAGAGATTAAATACCAGGGATAG
- the rbfA gene encoding 30S ribosome-binding factor RbfA, translating to MKPYARAERVSMQIQQAITELLSKKIQDPRMEMATVSAVKMSPDLSLAQVYITVFGDKKRIREALEGFQKSKGFIKKRIAPKLGLRIMPELRFIHDDSFDNAARLDALIDAAPKGENPDPDPDAPDGASCDLDCE from the coding sequence ATGAAACCATATGCACGTGCCGAGCGGGTCTCCATGCAGATTCAGCAGGCCATAACAGAACTTTTGTCCAAAAAGATACAGGACCCCAGAATGGAGATGGCAACCGTATCCGCCGTAAAAATGTCCCCGGATCTGAGCCTGGCCCAGGTCTATATCACGGTGTTCGGGGATAAAAAAAGAATCCGTGAGGCCCTGGAAGGCTTCCAGAAGTCCAAAGGGTTTATCAAAAAAAGAATTGCCCCGAAACTGGGCCTGCGGATCATGCCTGAATTGCGCTTTATCCATGATGACTCCTTTGACAACGCTGCCCGTCTGGATGCCCTCATTGATGCAGCCCCCAAAGGTGAAAACCCGGACCCGGACCCCGATGCGCCGGACGGCGCTTCCTGCGACCTGGACTGCGAGTAG
- the truB gene encoding tRNA pseudouridine(55) synthase TruB, with protein sequence MKSGILVVNKPEGISSAGVVNRLKRLIKVKKIGHTGTLDPFATGVLPIAVNQATRISKYFLEGVKGYYAQVTLGVETDTLDCTGTVTYTAPPGILAALNSEQVQGVVAGFWGAQEQIPPAYSALKHNGQPLYKLARQGQMIEKPPRPIEITAIAMENYRMDEHGHPVFDMPVTCSGGTYIRSLAHDIGAALGCGAHLSALQRTMAGQFKIEHAVDLDLLGEMSPKDIESRFIPMSRCLDFLAAITVDSETAGKIRCGQPLSVDGIPMPDTLSMDSDKDQSRYNIPDIRALDSEQNLLAIVTLDKSGQTYKYCCVFNA encoded by the coding sequence ATGAAAAGCGGTATTCTTGTTGTTAATAAACCCGAAGGCATCTCATCAGCCGGGGTGGTCAACCGGCTCAAGCGCCTGATCAAGGTCAAAAAAATCGGACATACCGGCACCCTGGACCCCTTTGCCACAGGGGTACTTCCCATTGCAGTGAACCAGGCTACCCGGATTTCAAAGTATTTTTTAGAAGGTGTTAAAGGGTACTATGCCCAGGTTACCCTTGGGGTCGAAACAGATACCTTGGACTGTACCGGCACTGTTACGTATACGGCGCCTCCCGGCATTCTGGCTGCCTTGAATTCGGAGCAGGTTCAAGGGGTTGTGGCAGGGTTTTGGGGAGCCCAGGAGCAGATTCCTCCGGCTTACTCGGCCCTGAAACACAACGGGCAGCCTTTATATAAGCTGGCCCGCCAGGGACAGATGATTGAAAAGCCCCCCCGGCCCATTGAAATCACGGCCATTGCCATGGAAAATTATCGCATGGATGAGCACGGCCATCCGGTTTTTGATATGCCGGTAACATGTTCGGGCGGAACCTATATTCGGAGTCTGGCCCATGATATCGGGGCGGCACTGGGGTGCGGTGCCCATCTGTCTGCCCTGCAGCGCACCATGGCCGGCCAGTTTAAAATTGAACATGCTGTGGATCTTGACCTTCTTGGAGAGATGTCGCCCAAAGATATAGAGTCCCGGTTTATACCCATGTCACGGTGCTTGGATTTTCTTGCCGCCATAACGGTGGACAGCGAAACAGCCGGAAAAATCAGGTGTGGTCAGCCCCTGTCTGTGGATGGGATCCCCATGCCCGATACGTTGTCGATGGATAGTGATAAAGATCAATCCCGGTACAATATCCCGGATATCCGGGCGCTGGATTCTGAACAGAACTTACTGGCCATCGTAACTTTGGACAAATCCGGGCAAACATACAAATATTGTTGCGTTTTTAACGCCTAA